The Mytilus trossulus isolate FHL-02 chromosome 13, PNRI_Mtr1.1.1.hap1, whole genome shotgun sequence genome has a segment encoding these proteins:
- the LOC134695312 gene encoding complement C1q-like protein 4, translating into MESYFLVFALIVTLTCGVCGTPTDEDCCKANSKRFSRIEESLKILENENRNLKNVVEKQQNKISKLEGIVQEQERVEKIENQYRNRSSRLLEGGSQSLPGTEQVAFYAYLSKTEAISPHHTLIFDHVETNVGQAYNQHSGAFTVPISGVYMFSYTVFPNGAGSFASVELTVNSMPHGAIFVDSSSADGDFTGCTGFVVLALKQGDICLVRFHSTYQSAGKIESDSFMRSSFSGVKV; encoded by the exons ATGGAAAGTTATTTTCTAGTTTTTGCCTTAATCGTGACATTGACATGTGGCGTGTGTGGGACCCCAACCGACGAAGACTGTTGCAAGGCAAACAGTAAGCGTTTCAGTCGAATTGAAGaatctttgaaaattttagaaaatgaaaacagaaacctaaaaaatgttgttgaaaaacagcaaaacaaaatttccaaACTTGAAGGAATAGTTCAAGAGCAGGAAAGAGTGGAGAAAATTGAAAACCAATACAGAAATCGTT cttCAAGATTACTGGAAGGTGGATCTCAGTCATTACCAGGAACAGAACAAGTTGCATTTTACGCTTACTTGAGTAAAACCGAGGCTATTTCTCCACATCACACTCTAATTTTTGATCACGTCGAAACAAACGTTGGACAGGCTTATAACCAACACAGTGGTGCGTTCACCGTACCCATCAGTGgtgtatatatgttttcttaCACAGTTTTTCCTAACGGTGCGGGTAGTTTTGCTTCTGTAGAACTTACAGTAAACAGCATGCCACATGGTGCGATATTCGTTGACAGCAGCTCCGCGGACGGCGATTTCACCGGCTGCACTGGATTTGTAGTACTGGCTTTAAAACAAGGGGATATCTGTCTTGTTCGTTTTCATTCTACATACCAGTCCGCTGGGAAAATAGAAAGTGATTCCTTCATGCGTTCTTCTTTCTCGGGAGTTAAAGTGTGA
- the LOC134695260 gene encoding uncharacterized protein LOC134695260, which produces MEKSFLFCAVIVTLKCAVFGAAADEDRVQTNSVRFSRIEETLQKLETENRNLHNVVAKLEATVQTQKIKLEELNEIQKSVSVQQEEINELKHSCRGKTIRTEMAHEESEIRNGTNHDSMLLDKSVEGSFNNERREKSGNKKNHRASRLLAGGIQSPIDTNDVAFYAYMSKTEAIVPHHTLIFDHVETNIGQAYSQHSGAFTVPINGVYILSYTVFPNGARNYASVELTVNSMPRGTIFIDSQTSNNDFTGCTGFAVLALKQGDVCFVRLNPTYQSIGSIASSSIMRSSFSGIKV; this is translated from the exons atggaaaagtcttttttattttgtgcaGTGATCGTAACATTAAAATGTGCGGTGTTTGGGGCAGCAGCTGACGAAGATAGAGTCCAGACAAACAGTGTGCGCTTCAGTCGTATTGaagaaactttacaaaaattgGAAACAGAAAATAGAAATCTGCACAATGTAGTTGCAAAACTCGAAGCAACAGTTCAGACACAGAAAATTAAACTAGAAGAACtgaatgaaattcaaaaaagtgTATCAGTCCAACAAGAGGAAATTAACGAACTAAAACATTCATGTCGTGGAAAGACAATACGTACAGAAATGGCACACGAAGAGTCGGAAATCAGAAACGGAACGAATCATGATTCCATGCTTTTGGACAAATCTGTAGAAGGGTCTTTTAACAATGAAAGAAGGGAGAAAAgtggaaacaaaaaaaatcatcgtG CTTCTAGATTACTGGCAGGTGGTATCCAGTCACCAATAGACACAAACGACGTAGCGTTTTATGCGTACATGAGCAAAACCGAGGCTATAGTTCCACATCATACCCTTATTTTTGATCACGTTGAAACAAACATTGGACAGGCTTATAGCCAACACAGTGGCGCGTTCACCGTACCAATCAATGGTGTATATATTCTTTCGTACACTGTTTTTCCTAATGGCGCAAGAAATTATGCCTCCGTAGAACTCACAGTAAACAGCATGCCACGTGGTACGATATTCATTGACAGCCAGACGTCAAACAACGATTTTACCGGCTGCACAGGTTTTGCAGTGCTGGCTTTAAAACAAGGGGATGTCTGCTTTGTGCGTTTAAATCCTACATACCAATCAATCGGTAGCATAGCAAGCTCTTCTATTATGCGTTCGTCTTTCTCAGGTATTAAAGTGTGA
- the LOC134694342 gene encoding uncharacterized protein LOC134694342 has translation MEKPFLFCAVIVAFGYTVFGASTEEEGFQTNSERFRRIEEKLQKLETENKNLHSVVQKQKNEISILVQEQKVHRREINELKHSCLRKTTRREVAAETTGKSQHPLFATRNATKDDFISLDKSEKWHKDGERRDIGGNQYKIRLSRLLEGGSNSETETNDVAFYAYMSKTEAIIPHHTLIFDHVETNIGHAYSQHSGAFTVPINGVYILSYTVFPNGSGSYASVELTVNSISRNKIFVDSSSTDNDHTGCTGFAVLALNQGDVCFVRLHPTYLSKGNIESGSLMRSSFSGVKV, from the exons atggaaaAGCCTTTTCTATTTTGTGCAGTGATCGTAGCATTTGGATATACCGTGTTCGGTGCATCAACCGAAGAAGAAGGTTTCCAGACAAACAGTGAGCGATTCCGTCGTATTGAAGAAAAATTGCAAAAGTtagaaacagaaaataaaaacctGCACAGTGTTgttcaaaaacagaaaaacgaAATTTCAATTCTCGTTCAGGAACAGAAAGTCCACCGACGGGAAATAAACGAACTTAAACATTCATGTCTTAGAAAGACAACACGGAGAGAAGTGGCAGCTGAAACGACTGGAAAGTCTCAGCATCCGTTATTCGCAACCAGAAATGCAACCAAagatgattttatttcattggaCAAATCCGAAAAATGGCATAAAGATGGTGAAAGAAGAGATATTGGTGGAAATCAATACAAAATTCGTC tttcGAGATTACTGGAAGGAGGTTCCAACTCAGAAACAGAAACAAACGACGTTGCGTTTTATGCGTACATGAGCAAAACCGAGGCTATTATACCACATCATACTCTTATTTTTGATCACGTTGAAACAAATATAGGACATGCCTATAGCCAACACAGTGGCGCGTTCACCGTACCAATCAATGGTGTATATATTCTTTCATACACTGTTTTTCCTAATGGATCAGGCAGTTATGCCTCCGTAGAACTAACAGTAAATAGCATTTCACGGAATAAGATATTTGTTGACAGCAGCTCCACAGACAACGATCATACCGGCTGTACTGGCTTTGCAGTACTGGCTTTAAATCAAGGGGATGTCTGCTTTGTTCGTTTACATCCTACATACCTTTCAAAGGGTAATATAGAAAGTGGTTCCCTTATGCGATCCTCTTTTTCGGGTGTTAAAGTGTAA